The Sporolactobacillus pectinivorans region ATTCCGTACTTCTGTTGTTCCGTTCCCGTTTCCATAGATTCGCTGCGTTTCAATGGTTTGTTGTGATTATCACCGGTCTGATGATTCGTTCCGACTGTCTCGGTGTCACCTCTGTGATTCGTGACTTAGCGCTTCATCCGAAGGGGTATGAATCCATGATTCATTTTTTCCGTTCCTCCGCCTGGTCTCTGGATGAGCTGCGTCACCAGTGGTTGCGTGTTGTTCTCAAGGTTGCACCGCTCAGACGGGAGGGTGAAGCGGTCATTCTTGTTGGGGACGGCGTTAAACAGGCGAAAGAAGCACGCTTCATGCCCGGTGTGAAGAAACTGTATCAGGAATCCGAGGATGTGTCCAAGTCTGCCTTCATCTTTGGGCATCTCTGGGGATCCGTTGGCCTTCTCATTGGAGACGCCGGAAAAACGTTTTGTCTGCCACTCTCTCTTCGTCTTCATGATGGTATTCAGACGATTCACCAGTGGGAAAATGACGGTGAAGCACAGGGCTCCCATGTCGTGCAGATGATTGATCAAGGATTTTCAGCCGCTCGAGTGTTGGGGCGCGCGTTGTTTTTACTCGATCGCTATTTCTTGTCCGTGCCTGCCCTCCGTCGTTTGAATCAGCGGAATCAGGAAGAGCGCACGCGATTGGATCTGGTCACCAAAGCCAAAACTTCCTGTGTGGCTTATGAACATCCCGTTCAAACTGGAGGCCGGGGACGTCCACGAAAGAAAGGAACCCGTCTCAAAGTGAACACGTTGTTTGACACGCAAGCGAATCAATTCCAGGCCACCCGCCTGTCGCTGT contains the following coding sequences:
- a CDS encoding transposase, translated to SVLLLFRSRFHRFAAFQWFVVIITGLMIRSDCLGVTSVIRDLALHPKGYESMIHFFRSSAWSLDELRHQWLRVVLKVAPLRREGEAVILVGDGVKQAKEARFMPGVKKLYQESEDVSKSAFIFGHLWGSVGLLIGDAGKTFCLPLSLRLHDGIQTIHQWENDGEAQGSHVVQMIDQGFSAARVLGRALFLLDRYFLSVPALRRLNQRNQEERTRLDLVTKAKTSCVAYEHPVQTGGRGRPRKKGTRLKVNTLFDTQANQFQATRLSLYDKEERISYLCRDLLWGQGLYQDLRFVLVVMGGRRSILVSTDPSLEPETIIRLYARRFTTETTFRALKQSLGAFTYHFWSRSMPKLNRYRKSDEAEPLDQVTEENVQKRICQTVKAIEGFMMCSCIAMGLL